From a single Candidatus Thermoplasmatota archaeon genomic region:
- a CDS encoding OB-fold domain-containing protein, which produces MTAGAAPDLSSAGFRAAVRDGSLPGTACRACGRKQATPAVRCPGCGSDDVVRVDLAREGVVESFTIQRVAAEEWVNDVPFAIAVIRLDDGASVVGRIPNVALPDELPLGTRVRYVPGYRPGIEFEKASPR; this is translated from the coding sequence ATGACCGCAGGCGCCGCCCCGGACCTCTCGTCGGCTGGCTTCCGCGCGGCCGTGCGCGACGGCTCGCTGCCCGGAACCGCCTGTCGCGCGTGCGGCCGAAAGCAGGCCACGCCCGCCGTGCGGTGCCCCGGGTGCGGCTCGGACGACGTGGTTCGCGTGGACCTTGCGAGGGAAGGCGTCGTGGAGTCGTTCACGATCCAGCGCGTGGCGGCGGAGGAGTGGGTGAACGACGTCCCGTTTGCGATCGCCGTGATCCGGCTCGACGACGGGGCCAGCGTGGTCGGTCGCATCCCCAATGTGGCCTTGCCGGACGAACTTCCGCTTGGCACGCGCGTGCGTTACGTGCCCGGGTACCGGCCGGGCATCGAGTTCGAGAAGGCGTCCCCGCGCTGA
- a CDS encoding beta-ketoacyl synthase N-terminal-like domain-containing protein: MRPVYLVAAEQTAFGKHASSARDLAVQAADAALRESGLAAARVGCAFVANAFSLAERQGHLGPLVMTSLGRPNVPATTVEAACASGGAALHEAFVHVAGGFADAALAVGTEKVTQLDTVTATGYFAYGSDFASEGVCGATFPGLYALLARAHMQRHGTTEEDLARVAVKNHANALENPKAHLRKALTVQDVLASDVVAHPLKRFDACPFSDGAAAVVLATEEVARAIGGPRIHVAGSARAGSIAALADREDPTSIEGARRAGRQALAQAGIGVLDLDLLEVHDCFTIAELVATEDLGLFAPGKAAAAVRDGITARDGERPVNPSGGLKAKGHPVGATGLGQACEVFDQLTGRAGARQVEDATLALSHNVGATGGSVAVHVFRRER; encoded by the coding sequence GTGCGTCCCGTCTACCTCGTCGCGGCCGAGCAGACGGCCTTCGGCAAGCACGCGTCCTCCGCGCGCGATCTTGCCGTCCAGGCCGCCGACGCGGCGCTGCGCGAAAGCGGGCTTGCCGCCGCGCGCGTCGGTTGCGCGTTTGTGGCAAACGCCTTCTCGCTCGCCGAGCGCCAGGGGCACCTGGGCCCGCTTGTCATGACGTCGCTCGGACGCCCCAACGTCCCGGCGACGACGGTGGAGGCCGCGTGCGCAAGCGGCGGGGCGGCCCTTCACGAGGCGTTCGTGCACGTGGCCGGCGGATTCGCGGACGCCGCGCTTGCCGTGGGGACGGAGAAGGTCACGCAGTTGGACACCGTGACGGCCACCGGGTATTTCGCCTACGGCAGCGACTTCGCGTCCGAGGGCGTCTGCGGCGCGACGTTCCCGGGCCTTTACGCTCTCCTGGCGCGCGCCCACATGCAACGCCACGGAACGACCGAGGAGGACCTCGCGCGCGTGGCCGTGAAGAACCACGCGAACGCGCTTGAGAATCCCAAGGCCCACCTGCGGAAGGCGCTCACGGTGCAGGACGTGCTTGCAAGCGACGTCGTCGCGCATCCGTTGAAGCGTTTCGACGCCTGCCCGTTCTCCGACGGCGCCGCGGCGGTGGTCCTCGCCACCGAGGAGGTCGCGCGCGCGATCGGGGGGCCGCGCATCCACGTCGCCGGGTCGGCCCGTGCGGGCTCGATCGCCGCGCTTGCCGACCGCGAGGACCCAACGTCGATCGAAGGCGCGCGCCGAGCGGGCCGCCAGGCGCTCGCGCAGGCCGGCATCGGCGTACTGGATCTCGATCTTCTCGAGGTCCACGACTGCTTCACGATCGCGGAGCTCGTCGCGACGGAGGATCTCGGCCTTTTCGCGCCGGGCAAGGCGGCCGCCGCCGTCCGCGACGGCATCACGGCGCGCGACGGCGAGCGGCCGGTCAATCCAAGCGGCGGGCTCAAGGCCAAGGGCCACCCCGTCGGAGCCACCGGGCTGGGGCAGGCGTGCGAGGTGTTCGATCAGCTGACCGGCCGCGCCGGCGCTCGCCAGGTCGAGGACGCCACGCTTGCCCTCTCGCACAACGTGGGCGCCACGGGCGGAAGCGTCGCCGTGCACGTGTTCCGGAGGGAGCGATGA
- the amrB gene encoding AmmeMemoRadiSam system protein B codes for MRPPSVAGIFYAEDAPSLARQIAGCFERAIGRVPTVAATRQGRVRAILVPHAGLRYSGAVAAHAYAALAEDGLPETFVLIGPDHHAGGSAAVNASSEDWRTPMGTARTDGELLQSILALETVVVDESAHVAEHSLEVQLPFLQFLVGAGREVRFVAVAITLQDEEAVRELAQTLAKAAGGRDVAIVATSDLSHIGPGFGVYPPRDASLAAWATRRDEPALALIEAGEGLKALDYVRSYDLGWCGAAPWAAALRAANAMGGGTVRRLARATSHDVEPGRDCVGYASFAVG; via the coding sequence ATGCGCCCGCCGTCGGTCGCCGGCATCTTCTACGCCGAGGACGCGCCGAGCCTCGCGCGGCAGATCGCCGGCTGCTTCGAGCGGGCGATCGGACGCGTGCCGACGGTCGCGGCGACGCGGCAGGGGCGCGTGCGGGCGATCCTCGTTCCGCACGCGGGCCTCCGGTACAGCGGCGCCGTCGCGGCGCACGCCTACGCGGCGCTTGCGGAGGACGGGCTGCCCGAGACCTTCGTGCTCATCGGGCCGGACCACCACGCCGGCGGCAGCGCTGCCGTGAACGCAAGCTCCGAGGATTGGCGCACGCCGATGGGCACCGCGCGAACCGACGGCGAGCTCCTGCAGTCCATCCTTGCCTTGGAGACGGTGGTGGTGGACGAGAGCGCGCACGTCGCCGAGCACAGCCTCGAGGTGCAGCTTCCTTTCCTCCAATTCCTAGTCGGCGCGGGTCGGGAGGTGCGATTCGTCGCCGTCGCCATCACGCTCCAGGACGAGGAGGCTGTCCGCGAGCTTGCGCAGACCCTCGCCAAGGCGGCCGGAGGCCGCGACGTCGCGATCGTTGCGACAAGCGACCTCTCGCACATCGGTCCGGGCTTTGGCGTGTACCCTCCCCGCGACGCGTCGTTGGCGGCTTGGGCCACGCGTCGCGACGAGCCCGCGCTTGCGCTGATCGAGGCGGGCGAGGGCCTGAAGGCCCTCGACTACGTTCGGTCGTACGACCTCGGGTGGTGCGGCGCCGCGCCGTGGGCGGCGGCGCTGCGCGCGGCCAACGCCATGGGTGGCGGGACGGTGCGCCGGCTCGCGCGCGCCACGAGCCACGACGTCGAGCCCGGTCGCGACTGCGTCGGGTACGCGAGCTTTGCGGTGGGTTGA
- the thsB gene encoding thermosome subunit beta, producing the protein MMGNPQPIYILQEGTSRSKGRDALSSNIQAARAIADAVRTTLGPRGMDKMLVDNLGDVVVTNDGATILKELDVSHPAAKMLIEVAKTQEQEAGDGTTTSVVLAGALLHEAEKLVDDVHPTILVRGFGLAAAKAQAILQATAFSLNVRSDKDVRSIAATSMYSKSATTDRESLADLAVRAVRAVAEERDGKVVADLDQIQIVKKHGGGVEDTQLVEGLIVDKERVHENMPSAVRDARIAILETALEIKKPEIEAHIEITDPERLREFLDQEEATLRAKVDKVVAAGANVVFCQKGIDDLAQHFLAKQGVYAVRRVKKSDMEKLARAAGGRIVGHLDDLEGSDLGRASLVEERKVGEDAMTFVTGCRNPKSVSILVRGGTEHVADELERTLDDALSVTADVLEDDGRALAGGGAPEIELALQLRKYAAGVGGREQLAIRAFADALEVIPHTLAQNAGLDPIQVLVDLRAAHEKGQATAGINVFTGKVVDMRKEAVLEPLRVKSQAIAAATEVASMILRIDDTIAAKAGPGGGKGKMPGAGGEDFGGD; encoded by the coding sequence ATGATGGGCAACCCGCAGCCGATCTACATTCTTCAGGAAGGAACCAGCCGCTCGAAGGGTCGCGACGCGCTGTCCTCGAACATCCAGGCCGCCCGCGCCATCGCCGACGCCGTCCGCACGACGCTGGGCCCCCGCGGCATGGACAAGATGCTCGTGGACAATCTCGGCGACGTCGTCGTGACAAACGACGGCGCCACGATCCTCAAGGAGCTCGACGTGTCGCACCCGGCGGCGAAGATGCTCATCGAGGTCGCAAAGACCCAGGAGCAAGAGGCCGGCGACGGCACCACGACCTCCGTCGTGCTGGCCGGCGCGCTCCTGCACGAGGCCGAGAAGCTCGTGGACGACGTGCACCCGACGATCCTCGTGCGCGGCTTTGGCCTCGCCGCCGCCAAGGCCCAGGCGATCCTGCAGGCCACCGCCTTCTCGCTCAACGTGCGCTCCGACAAGGACGTGCGCTCGATCGCGGCCACGAGCATGTACTCGAAGTCGGCCACGACCGACCGCGAGAGCCTCGCCGATCTTGCCGTCCGCGCCGTTCGCGCGGTGGCGGAGGAGCGCGACGGCAAGGTCGTCGCGGACCTCGACCAGATCCAGATCGTGAAGAAGCACGGTGGCGGCGTCGAGGACACGCAGCTCGTCGAGGGCCTCATCGTCGACAAGGAGCGCGTCCACGAGAACATGCCAAGCGCCGTGCGGGACGCCCGCATCGCCATCCTCGAGACGGCCCTCGAGATCAAGAAGCCCGAGATCGAGGCGCACATCGAGATCACCGACCCCGAGCGCCTCCGCGAGTTCCTCGACCAGGAGGAGGCGACGCTTCGCGCCAAGGTGGACAAGGTCGTGGCCGCCGGGGCAAACGTGGTCTTTTGCCAGAAGGGCATCGACGACCTCGCGCAGCACTTCCTCGCCAAGCAGGGCGTGTACGCCGTCCGGCGCGTCAAGAAGAGCGACATGGAGAAGCTCGCGCGCGCCGCGGGCGGTCGCATCGTGGGCCACCTCGACGACCTCGAAGGCTCCGATCTCGGCCGCGCCTCGCTCGTCGAGGAGCGCAAGGTCGGCGAGGACGCCATGACCTTCGTGACCGGATGCCGCAACCCGAAGAGCGTCTCGATCCTCGTCCGCGGTGGAACGGAGCACGTTGCCGACGAGCTCGAGCGCACGCTCGACGACGCCCTCTCCGTGACGGCCGACGTCTTGGAGGACGACGGTCGCGCGCTGGCCGGCGGCGGCGCTCCCGAGATCGAGCTTGCCCTCCAGCTTCGCAAGTACGCCGCAGGCGTGGGCGGCCGCGAGCAGCTCGCCATCCGCGCCTTCGCCGACGCGCTCGAAGTGATCCCCCACACGCTTGCCCAGAACGCCGGCCTCGACCCGATCCAGGTCCTCGTCGACCTGCGCGCGGCCCACGAGAAGGGCCAGGCGACGGCGGGCATCAACGTCTTCACGGGCAAGGTCGTGGACATGCGAAAGGAGGCCGTGCTCGAGCCCCTGCGCGTGAAGTCGCAGGCCATCGCCGCGGCCACCGAGGTCGCAAGCATGATCCTTCGCATCGACGACACGATCGCGGCCAAGGCCGGACCCGGCGGCGGCAAGGGCAAGATGCCCGGCGCCGGCGGCGAGGACTTCGGCGGCGACTGA
- the pgk gene encoding phosphoglycerate kinase, giving the protein MAPARPYLTIDELSLRGATVLLRLDINSPIENGRVAGTDRIEASAETVADLAKKGARVVVLGHQGRKGDDDFTDLSQHAALLGKAAGAPTTFVPDVAGTKAIDGMAKLANGHVLVLDNVRGLDEETRKATPAEHAQASFVATLAKHAKYYVNDAFSASHRAQASLVGFPMLLPSAAGRGLARELDALDKACDNPESPAVYFLGGAKPEDSLMVMRHNLARGKLDLVLTGGLVGELFLVARGHELGAGTHAILEKKGTLKHLAEAEELLDEYDEKILVPEDVAVRTPEGRKEVYIEELPVEEPILDIGNDTVASYARYIEEAGSLFFNGPAGAFEDPAYEFGTKGILQAFARSEAFSLLGGGHTTSALDKFGLGHDDFGYVSLAGGALMAYVAGEKLPAVEALKESRKKFSS; this is encoded by the coding sequence ATGGCCCCCGCACGCCCCTACCTTACGATCGACGAACTCTCGCTTCGCGGCGCGACCGTGCTGCTTCGCCTCGACATCAACAGTCCCATCGAGAACGGCCGCGTGGCCGGCACGGACCGCATCGAGGCTTCCGCCGAGACCGTGGCGGATCTGGCGAAGAAGGGCGCGCGCGTGGTCGTGCTGGGACACCAGGGGCGCAAGGGAGACGACGACTTCACGGATCTCTCGCAGCACGCGGCGCTTCTGGGCAAGGCCGCCGGCGCGCCCACGACGTTTGTGCCCGACGTGGCCGGGACAAAGGCGATCGACGGCATGGCGAAGCTCGCAAACGGCCACGTCCTCGTGCTCGACAACGTGCGCGGCCTCGACGAGGAGACGCGCAAGGCCACGCCCGCCGAGCACGCGCAGGCGAGCTTCGTCGCGACGCTTGCCAAGCACGCGAAGTACTACGTGAACGACGCCTTCTCGGCCTCGCACCGCGCGCAGGCGAGCCTCGTCGGCTTCCCCATGCTGCTGCCATCGGCGGCGGGCCGGGGGCTTGCGCGGGAACTTGACGCTCTCGACAAGGCGTGCGACAACCCCGAGTCGCCCGCCGTGTACTTCCTGGGCGGCGCCAAGCCCGAGGACAGCCTCATGGTCATGCGGCACAACCTCGCACGGGGCAAGCTCGATCTCGTCCTCACGGGCGGCCTCGTGGGGGAGCTCTTCCTCGTGGCGCGCGGGCACGAGCTTGGGGCCGGCACGCACGCGATCCTCGAGAAGAAAGGCACGCTCAAGCACCTCGCCGAGGCCGAGGAGCTCCTCGACGAGTACGACGAGAAGATCCTCGTCCCCGAGGACGTCGCGGTGAGGACGCCCGAGGGCCGCAAGGAGGTCTACATCGAGGAGCTGCCCGTCGAGGAGCCCATCCTGGACATAGGCAACGACACGGTCGCCTCGTACGCGCGCTACATCGAGGAGGCCGGGAGCCTCTTCTTCAACGGCCCCGCCGGCGCATTCGAGGATCCCGCGTACGAGTTCGGCACGAAGGGCATCCTCCAAGCCTTCGCGCGAAGCGAGGCCTTCTCCCTCCTTGGCGGCGGCCACACGACCTCCGCGCTCGACAAGTTCGGCCTTGGCCACGACGACTTCGGATACGTGAGCCTCGCCGGCGGCGCGCTCATGGCCTACGTGGCCGGCGAGAAGCTCCCCGCGGTCGAGGCGCTGAAGGAGAGTCGCAAGAAGTTTTCGTCCTAG
- the uvrA gene encoding excinuclease ABC subunit UvrA: protein MAKDSIVIRGAREHNLKNVDVTIPRNELVVLTGLSGSGKSSLAFDTIYAEGQRRYVESLSSYARQFLGQMEKPDVDSIDGLSPAISIDQKSTSHNPRSTVGTVTEIYDYLRVLFANLGVPHCPKCGREVKPQTPDQIVERVLQLPAGTKVQVLAPVVRDRKGNYPRFFDELKAQGFQRVRVDGKHGTVEDAWTLARYEKHTIEVVIDRLAARSDARARMAEAIEQAMKLADGVVTIVAGDPEKDKKTKDTVYSRALACPDCDVSMPELAPRTFSFNSPHGACATCSGLGTALEIDPELVIADPTASLTDGAIKGDVVRHWTWLGREIAQVAKHYDFPRNACWNDLNDRQKRILMGGSGERFRQTYGSRSKSYYWSGYSDFEGVATRLERLWRDTESESVRDRLQQFMSQKPCKACKGRRLKDEVLAVKVAGRGIHEVCEDSVERLHGWFETYERGLTDRERLIAKEVVKEIRQRLKFLIDVGLAYLTLSRSANTLSGGEAQRIRLATQIGSGLVGVLYILDEPSIGLHHRDEEKLIASLKGLRDLGNTLIVVEHDESMMRAADWLVDLGPGAGENGGRVVAEGTPEAVAANLESVTGRFLAGVESIPVPPVRRPGSGKLVSVVGGAENNLKEITARFPLGKLVLVTGVSGSGKSTLVNEILVKGLARRLRQSHELPGRHERIEGVENVDKVVVIDQSPIGRTPRSNPATYTGCFTPIRYLFSLVPEAKARGYDPGRFSFNVRGGRCEACEGDGVVKIEMHFLADVYVNCEACKGARYNQETLDIRYKGKTIKDVLDMTVTEAAAFFENVPAIARVLRTLEDVGLGYVRLGQSAPTLSGGEAQRVKLASELHKRATGKTMYVLDEPTTGLHFADIRKLLAVLGRLVDAGNTVVVIEHNLDVVKTADWILDLGPDGGEAGGRIVAEGTPEDVAKTGTATGAALRRVLAVPAPSALPVAPRRRAAAVRAKR, encoded by the coding sequence ATGGCAAAGGATTCGATCGTGATCCGGGGGGCGCGCGAGCACAACCTCAAGAACGTCGACGTCACGATCCCCCGCAACGAGCTCGTCGTCCTGACGGGGCTCTCCGGCAGCGGCAAGTCCTCGCTTGCCTTCGACACGATCTACGCGGAAGGCCAGCGGCGTTACGTCGAATCGCTGTCGTCGTACGCGCGGCAGTTCCTGGGACAGATGGAGAAGCCCGACGTGGACTCCATCGACGGGCTCTCGCCGGCCATCTCGATCGACCAGAAGTCGACCTCGCACAACCCCCGCTCGACGGTCGGGACGGTGACGGAGATCTACGACTACCTCCGCGTCCTGTTCGCCAATTTGGGCGTGCCCCACTGCCCCAAGTGCGGCCGCGAGGTGAAGCCCCAGACGCCCGACCAGATCGTCGAGCGCGTGCTGCAGCTTCCGGCCGGCACGAAGGTCCAGGTCCTTGCGCCCGTCGTCCGCGACCGGAAGGGTAACTACCCGCGGTTCTTCGACGAGCTCAAGGCGCAAGGCTTCCAGCGCGTTCGCGTGGACGGCAAGCACGGCACCGTCGAGGACGCGTGGACGCTCGCGCGGTACGAGAAGCACACGATCGAGGTCGTGATCGACCGGCTGGCGGCACGGTCCGACGCGCGCGCCCGCATGGCCGAGGCGATCGAGCAGGCCATGAAGCTCGCCGACGGCGTGGTCACGATCGTCGCGGGCGATCCCGAGAAGGACAAGAAGACGAAGGACACGGTGTACTCGCGCGCGCTTGCATGCCCGGATTGCGACGTTTCCATGCCCGAGCTTGCGCCGCGAACGTTCTCCTTCAACAGCCCGCACGGCGCCTGCGCCACGTGCTCCGGACTGGGCACGGCTCTTGAAATTGATCCCGAGCTTGTGATCGCCGATCCCACGGCTTCGCTCACCGACGGCGCGATCAAGGGCGACGTGGTGCGGCACTGGACGTGGCTTGGCCGCGAGATCGCCCAAGTCGCCAAGCACTATGATTTCCCCCGAAACGCGTGCTGGAACGACCTCAACGACCGCCAGAAGCGCATCCTCATGGGCGGCTCCGGCGAGCGGTTCCGGCAGACGTACGGATCGCGCAGCAAGAGCTACTACTGGTCCGGCTACTCCGACTTCGAAGGCGTGGCCACGCGCCTGGAGCGCCTCTGGCGCGACACGGAGAGCGAGAGCGTCCGCGACCGTCTCCAGCAGTTCATGTCCCAGAAGCCGTGCAAGGCGTGCAAGGGCCGGCGCCTCAAGGACGAGGTCCTCGCCGTCAAGGTGGCCGGGCGCGGCATCCACGAGGTGTGCGAGGACTCCGTCGAGCGCCTCCACGGCTGGTTCGAGACCTACGAGCGCGGCCTCACCGACCGCGAGCGCCTCATCGCCAAGGAGGTCGTGAAGGAGATCCGCCAGCGGCTCAAGTTCCTCATCGACGTGGGGCTTGCCTACCTCACGCTCTCGCGCTCGGCCAACACGCTCTCCGGCGGCGAGGCCCAGCGCATCCGCCTTGCCACGCAGATCGGCTCGGGCCTCGTGGGCGTGCTCTACATCCTCGACGAGCCCTCCATCGGCCTTCACCACCGCGACGAGGAGAAGCTCATCGCGAGCCTGAAGGGCCTGCGCGATCTTGGCAACACGCTCATCGTGGTCGAGCACGACGAGTCCATGATGCGCGCGGCCGACTGGCTCGTCGACCTTGGCCCCGGCGCGGGCGAGAACGGCGGGCGCGTCGTGGCCGAGGGCACGCCGGAGGCGGTCGCGGCGAACCTCGAGAGCGTCACGGGCCGCTTCCTCGCGGGCGTCGAATCGATCCCGGTGCCGCCCGTGCGCCGGCCCGGAAGCGGAAAGCTCGTGTCGGTCGTTGGCGGGGCGGAGAACAACCTCAAGGAGATCACGGCCCGCTTCCCGCTGGGGAAGCTCGTGCTCGTGACGGGCGTCTCGGGAAGCGGCAAGTCCACGCTCGTGAACGAGATCCTCGTGAAGGGCCTCGCGCGGCGGCTGCGCCAGTCGCACGAGCTTCCGGGGCGCCACGAGCGCATCGAGGGCGTCGAGAACGTGGACAAGGTCGTCGTCATCGACCAGAGCCCCATCGGCCGCACGCCCCGCAGCAACCCGGCCACGTACACCGGCTGCTTTACGCCCATCCGGTACCTCTTCTCGCTCGTGCCCGAGGCCAAGGCGCGCGGGTACGACCCCGGCCGCTTCAGCTTCAACGTGCGCGGCGGCCGCTGCGAGGCGTGCGAAGGCGACGGCGTCGTCAAGATCGAGATGCACTTCCTCGCGGACGTCTACGTGAATTGCGAGGCGTGCAAGGGCGCGCGCTACAACCAGGAGACCCTCGACATCCGCTACAAGGGCAAGACCATCAAGGACGTCCTCGACATGACCGTGACCGAGGCCGCCGCGTTCTTCGAGAACGTGCCCGCCATCGCCCGCGTGCTGCGAACGCTCGAGGACGTCGGGTTGGGCTACGTCCGCCTGGGCCAGAGCGCTCCAACGCTCTCGGGCGGCGAGGCGCAGCGCGTGAAGCTCGCCTCGGAGCTCCACAAGCGCGCGACGGGCAAGACGATGTACGTCCTCGACGAGCCCACGACGGGCCTCCACTTCGCCGACATCCGCAAGCTCCTTGCCGTGCTCGGGCGGCTCGTCGACGCCGGGAACACGGTCGTCGTCATCGAGCACAACCTCGACGTCGTGAAGACGGCCGACTGGATCCTCGACCTTGGCCCCGACGGTGGCGAGGCCGGCGGGCGGATCGTCGCCGAGGGCACGCCCGAGGACGTCGCCAAGACCGGCACGGCCACGGGCGCGGCGCTGCGGCGGGTGCTCGCCGTGCCGGCGCCGTCGGCCTTGCCGGTCGCCCCGCGGCGCAGGGCCGCGGCCGTGCGCGCCAAGCGGTAG